The region CAGGGGCGTTCCTTTAAACGTCTGAATGAGTTATTTGCAGCCACCGGTCAGGTTGGCTTCCTTGGAAGCCAGAAAGTGGACGGTAAGCTGATTCTGCCGGAAGCGGTGAAAGTGCTGGTCATGAAGGCAGCAAACGGTACCTGAATCAATTTTTGAGGATTTGCTTTAGTGAGCAGGTCTTTTTTTATGTGGAAAGGAGGCATCTATGGTAGCCACATTGGAAGAAATCAAGGAATATGTACGGATTGACAGCATTGGTGAGGACGATTTCCTGCTGGGCTTGTGTGCCACATCAGAAAGTCTGTGCAGTGACATTTTACACCGGACGTTTGATGAGATGGAGGAAGTGCCGGATCCGGTGA is a window of [Clostridium] saccharolyticum WM1 DNA encoding:
- a CDS encoding head-tail connector protein → MVATLEEIKEYVRIDSIGEDDFLLGLCATSESLCSDILHRTFDEMEEVPDPVKTAVLYGISYLYENREQEDFKDLILMLKCLLFGQRDEVF